TCACCCCGCAGCCGAAGACGGTCGCGGCGGCGCGCGGCGCGGCGAGCCCGAACGCGCCGGCGCGCGACCGGGAAGCGATCGCCGCCGCCCGCCGGGCGCGGCGCGAGCTCGAGCGCCAAGGCGCCTCGCGGCGCACGACGCCACCGCCCCCGCGCTACAAGCGCACGCAGAAAGAGATCGACTACGAGAAGCTCGAGAACCGCAACTTCGGCGCCGAGCTCCCGCACAAGCCGGAGCCCGAGCCGGAAACGATCGATCCGCTGGACGCGCAGACGATGGGGCTGCACGACGAAGCCGAAGCGCTCGGCCACGAAGAGATCCGGCTGAACCTCGGCGACGAAGAGCCGGCGCCCGAACCACAGCCCAAGAATTAAGGCCGGCGTGCGGGAGAAGAAGCTTCCGCCGCCGACCGCTTCGGAGGCCGCGTTCGAGCGGCTCTTGGCGGAGTTCGGAACCCCGCGCGCCTCCAGCGGCACCGTCCCGGCGGAGGCGCGCGTCTTTCTCGACGACCTGTACGCGAACGCGCGCGAGTACCTCACCCGCGACCCGTACGCGACGATCGGCGAGGCGAGCGGCTTCAACACCAAGGTCGTCGGCGTCAGCTTTGAAGGGCGCCAGGACGTCGTCGCGGCGCTGCGGCCGGGCGACGCGCTGGAGCTCCGGCGCGACCCGGAGAACCCGTACGACGCCAACGCGCTCGGGGTGTGGTTCGGAACGCTGCAGCTCGGCTTCGTCAAGCGCGAGATCGCCGCGAAGATCGCGCCCAACGCCGACGCGGGCGAACGCTACACGGCCGCGGTCACCGCGGTCACCGGCGGCGGCGCGCGCAGCTTCGGGATCAACATCTACGTCACGCGCGTGCGCAGCGCGGCGCCACGCACGGCCGCGGACCGTGCCGCGGTCTCGCGCGAGGAGGTTCTGCGCGCGCTGATCGGCGAGCAGCCGCTGCGCGGCGCGCAGCACGAGGTGCTCGCGCGCGTCGACGCCGGGCGCAACACGCTGGCGGTGCTCGGCACGGGGCGCGGCAAGTCGCTGTGCTTTCAGTACCCGGCGGCGGTGCGCGCGCTCGAGCGCGGCGAGAAGACCGTCGTGCTCTACCCGCTGCGCGCGCTGGCGAACGACCAGTACGAAGCGCTGGTACGAAGGCTCGAGCCGCTGAACCTGCGCGTCCACCGCGCGAACGGCGCGATCGACGCCGCCGAGCGCGCCGCGCTCGAAGCGGCGCTGGAGAGCGGCGAGTGGGACGTGATCTGCGCGACCCCGGAGTTCGTGCAGTTTCATCTCGAGCGCTTTCGCGGCGAGCGCTCGCGGCCGGCGCTGATCGTCGTCGACGAGGCGCACCATCTGTTCGAGTCGACGCACCGCCCGGCGTACCAGCGCGTCGGCGAGTCGATCGCGGCGCTGGGCAGCCCGCAAGTCCTCGCGCTCACCGCCACCGCCGGCGACGAGGCGTTCGCGAAGATCCGCGCCGCGCTGAGCATCGACGCCTGGGTGATCGACCCGACGGTGCGCGACAACCTGCACGTCGTCGACGCGCGCGGGACGACGAACAAGCTGGCGTACTTGGAGCGCTTCGTGCGCGAGGGCGAGAAGGCGATCGTGTACTGCAACTCGCGCACCGAGTCGACGAAGGTGGCGGAGAAGCTGCGCGCCCTGCGCGGGGGCGACAACGAGGTCGCGTTCTACCACGCCGGCGTCGGGAGCGCGGAGCGCGCGCAGGTCGAGCGCTGGTTCCGCGAGGGCGCGATCCGCACCGTCGTCGCGACCTCCGCGTTCGGCGAAGGGATCGACCTCCCCGACGTGCGCCACGTCTTTCTGTACCACCTCAACTTCGACTTCACCGAGTTCAACCAGCAGGCCGGCCGCGCCGGACGCGACGGCGACGACGCCTCGATCCACCTGCTCTTCGGCGTGAAGGACCGCCACCTCAACGACTTCATCCTCGAGCGCGCCGCGCCGACACTGGAGACGCTGCGCCGCGTCTACGCCGCGATGAAGCACGTCGCGGTCGACGGCGTGCTGCGCATGACGTACGCCGACGTCGCGGCCGCGCTCGACTTCGACCGCGTCGACGGGACGACGATCTCCGCCGCGGTGCGCATTTTTACCGACGCCCATCTGGCCGAGCACGGCGAAGACGATGACGGTCGTTTCGTGCGCTTTCTGCCGGTGAGCGGGAAGGTCGACTTGACGACGAGCGAGCGGTTCGCCGAAGGCGAGGCGGAGCGCGACGCCTTCGCGCGCTTCTGCGACGTCGCGCTGACCGCGTCGCCGGAAGTGCTCGAAGCGCTGATCGACCGCCCGATCTACCCTAGCAACGTCCCGCTGCTGCGGTGAGCGCAGGGCGAGGAACAGCTCCGGGAGCGGCGCGGCCGCTCGCGAGCGACGCCGCGTTCATCGTGCTGCTCGGCGCGCTGACGACGCTGCCGCCGCTCTCGGTCGACGTCAGCCTCCCGGGGCTGCCGGTGATCGGCCGCGCGCTCGGCGCTTCGGGCACGACCATGCAGCACTCGCTCGCGGTGTTCGTGTTCGCGTTCGGCGCGGGACAACTCATCGTCGGCGCGCTCTCCGACCGCTACGGACGCCGGCCGGTGCTACTGGCGGGACTCGCGCTGTTCACGCTCGCCGGCGTTGCGTGCACGTTCGCACCGAGCGGTGCGGCGCTGGTCGTCGCACGGTTCGTGCAGGGGCTGGGCGCGTGCGCGGGGACGACGAGCGCGCGCGCGATCGTGCAGGACGTCGCGCCGAACCGCGAGCGCGCGACGACGCTGCAGGCGTACGTCAGCGCGGTGACCGCGGTCGCGCCGATCGTCGCGCCGCTCCTCGGCGCGGCGATCCTGGCCGTCGCGGGCTGGCGCTGGCTGTACGGCGTGCTCGTCGTCGCCGGGATCGCGCTGAGCGCGGCGGTCGCGCTGAGGCTGCCGGAAACCGCGCCGGGCTCGCGCGGGAGCCGTCGTGCCGCCTATGCGCGCGTGCTGCGACTGCCGCGGACGATCCCGCTCGCGCTGTTCGTCGGGTGCGCGTTCGGCGGATACTTCACGCTGATCAGCGGCTCGCCGTTCGCGCTCGTCACGCAAATGCATCTCGCCAGCACCCCGTACGCGGTCGCGTTCGCGATCAACGCGTGCGCGCTGCTCGCCGGCTCGTTCACCGCGGGACGCCTCGTGCGGCGCGTCGCGGCCGAACGGCTTTTCGCGAGCGGCGTCGTCCTGCTCGTCGCGGCGAGCGCCCTCGCCTGCGCGCTCGACGCGTTCCACCCGACGCCGGCCGGATTCGTCGCGACGTTCGCGCTGTTCGCGTTCGCGTTCGGGATCGCGAACCCGAACGCATATGCCGCCGCGCTCCACGACGCCGGGCCGGATGCGGGGACGCTCGCGGGTATCCTCGGCGCCGCGCAGATGCTCGGCGGCGCCGTCGTCTCGGCGATCGCCGCCGCGCTGCCGCTCGCGCCGGGCACGGGGATCGGCGCCGTCGTGCTGTGCGCCTCCCTCGCCGCCGCCGCGGCGTACGCGAGCTCGCGTCGCAGGAGCGAATCCCGGCAAGGCGCATAGAGCCTGGCAGGGACCCGCTGGGGAGGAAGATCGCTTGCGCGCCTTCGTCGTCGTCCTCGCCTTTCTGTACTCGCTCGCGTTCGGGGTTCCGACGGTGCTGTACGTGCTGGGCTACTTCGGTACGGTGGGATTCGTTCGGGGCGGCGCCGGCGCTTCGCCCTCCACCCGTGACGTCAGCGCGGTAGCGGCGGTTCGGGCCGGTTCGCCGGCGGCGCTGAAAGGAATCGTTCCGGGTGACATCGTGGTCCGCGCCGACGCGGAGCACGCGCCCCCGTTCGAACGAATCTTCACGCGCACGCCGGCAAACCGTCCGCTCCCCTATGCCGTGGTGCACGACGGACGGCGACGGGTCGTGGAGATGACCGCGGCCCCCGTTCGCCCTGCCCCCTCGCAAGCCGGCGTCATCGTCGCGCTGCTCGTGCGCGGCGCGATCATCGCGCTGATCGGCGCGCTGCTGGTACTGTTGCGGCCGAGCATCATGACGGCGGCGTTCTTCATCCTCTGCCTGGAGTTCGCCGAGCTCGCCCACCCGCTGAGCAATCTCGAGCTGACCTCCGCGGCACCGCTCTTCTGGAAACCGCTCTTGCTGGTGCTGACGTGCATCGTGAGCGGCGGGGCGCCGGCGATCGTGGCGATCTTTTGCATGCGGTTTCCTTCGGGCGAGCCGCTGACCTCGTGGCGCCCGGTCGAGAAGGCGATGATCGGCATCGGCGCGGCAACGGTCGGGCTGTACTTCGCGGCGATCTACGTCGGCTCGACCTTCTCCGACCTCGGCGTGCGGCTGTACGGGATCTTCAGCGTCGTCGTCTGGCTCTGCTACGCCGTTGCGGCGGCGGCGTTCATGGTCCGGTATGCGCACGCTTCCGGGGAGGACCGCGCCCGGCTGCGCTGGGTCGCGATCGGCCTCCTGAGCTTCCTGGCCAGCTATGCTCTGTTCTTGTATTCGGAGAACGACGCGAACGCGCCGGCCTATCTCTCGTGGTGGGCGCAGTTCGTCAACGTGCTGCCGTTCACGGTGCTCTACGCGATCGTGCGCCACCGGGTCGTCGACGTGCGCATCGCGGGCGGCCGCGCGCTGGCGTTTGCGATCCTCTCGGCGGTACCCGTCATCGGCTTCAGCTTGATCGACTGGCTGCTCAGCAATCAGCTGCAGTCGAGTAGGATCGCGCTGGTCCTGGACGTGTGCATCGCGGTCGGCTTCGGATTTTGGGTCAACGCCTCTCAGCGCCGCATCGACAACCTCATCGAGTCGATCTTCTTCCGCGCGCGAAAGGTCGCCGAGGAACGGTTACGCCGCGTTGCGCGCCGGGTCGCGCACGCCACGGAGCAGAGCGCGGTCGACGAGGCGCTCGTCCGCGAGCCGTACGAGGCGCTGCGTCTTGTTTCCGCGGCGCTCTACTTCCGCAGCGGCGGACGTTACCTGAGGGTGGCTCAGCGAGGGTGGCGCGACGAGATCGTCCCGGAGGTCGATGCGAACGACTCGTTGGCGCTCGAGCTGATCTCGACCGGCGAGCCGGTCGACGTCAACGCGATCGACTGGGAAAGCGCGGCACCGCTCGCGTCGTCGCGCCCCGAGCTTGCGGTTCCGATCTGCGTGCGGCGCGAAACGATCGGCTTCGTGCTGCTCGGCCAGAAACTGGACGGAGAGCGTTTCGACGCGCTGGAACAGGCCGCCGTCAAAGACCTCGCCGACGCTGCAGCGAACGCGTACGACCACCTTGAAGCCGAGGAACAACGGCAGATCGCCGTCGATCTTCGGCGCGCGCTCGACGAAGCCAGGCGCGAGAACGCGACGCTTCGCGCGTTGCTGCCGCGCGAAGCGTCCGGGACTTAGGCCGACTCGCCTTCCTCTTCCTTTTCCTCTTCCTGGTGCCCGCCGGTCTCCCGCGGCGCCGGAGCATCCTCGTACATCTCGCCCGGCGGCTTCCCGCCGGCGCGGACGATCGGTGGCTCGAGCAGCAAAGTCATCTTCAATCCTCTCGAACGGCGCTGTGGGCCGGCCATCGTACCCGATCCGGCCAGCCGCCGCTCGTCCTACCCTGCTTTACCGCATCGCACCTTCAAGCCGTCGTCAGCGTCCGCAACCCTGCTGGGGAAACTTCGTCCCGTCGACGACGACCCAGCCGTTGTCCGCGCCGCGGTGCGTCGCGCAGTGCGTGTCGTGGATGCCGGCGACGAACGGCCGCTGGCGCTCCGTTGCGAGAAAGTACTGACCGTAGGCGGCGACGTGCGCGCCGCGGGGCGCGGTGACGCGGCCGTCGAGGTCGTCGTTCGTCACCACCTCGACCAGCGCCGAACGGCCGTCGGCGAGCGGAACTTGCAGCGGGATCAACTGGTGCCCGCCGCGCGGGCCGCGCCGCTGCGGCCGCGACGGCCCGATCGTCGTTCCGCACGCCATGACGTTGTCGACCGCGCCGTCGTGGCGCTCTTCGATCAGCTGCGTGAGCTGCGCGTTCACCGTCCCGTCGCAGCGGTTCGGCGCCGGAACGTCCTTCGCGCCGGCGCAGGCGCCGAGCGCGACCAGCGCGAGGCAGAAGACGGCGGCGAGCACGGTGCGCATGCGCGCGCAGTTCGGTGCGGCGCTCACGCGGCGCCTGCGCGGCGCGGCGGCGCGTACGCGCCGAGCAGCGCGTCGACGACCGGCGCCGCGCGATAGCGCTCCGCGCTCGCGCGCGCGTTCCGCTCGTAGCCTTCGCGCAGACGCTCGTCGCGCAGCAGCGCGTCGAGCGCGTTCGCGAGCGCGGCTTCGTCGGCGCGCCGGACCGTGCGGCCGTTCACGCCGTCCGCGAGCCACGCGCTCACGCCGCCGACGCCGTACGCGACGACCGTTCGGCCGCGCGCGAACGTCTCGATGCCGACGTAGCCGAACGGCTCGGCCCACACCGACGGAACCGCGACCAGCGTCCCCTCGTCGATCGCGGCGCGCACCGTCTCCGGCGAGACGGCGCCGGGCGCTTCCAGCACGACGCCGAGACGCCGCGCTTCCTCGCGCACGCGCGCCAGCGCCGGGCCGTCGCCGAACGCGCGCACCGGCGGGCGATCGGACGGCGCGATTCGCGCGACCGCGCGCACCAGCGAGTCGAGCCCTTTTTGCGGCACGATGCGGCCCGCGAAGACGACCGCGCGCCGCGTCGCGGGGACGACGGTCTCCGCGTACGCATCGTCGGGGAGCGGGAGCGGTATCTCGATCAGCTTCTCCGGCGCGATTCCGTTCGCGCTCGCGCGCGCGCGCACGTAAGCAGACGCGGCGATCACGGCGTCGGCCGCTGCGATGGCGTCACGCAGCCGCGCGCGCCGCCGGATCAGCGCGAGCGTCGCCGGACGTATCCCGTACGCGCAGCCGTCCGTCACCGCGTGCAGCACGCACGCGCGGCCCAGCGGCAGCTCGCACACGCGCGCGCTGCGCGGGAAGAGCCGGTCGCCGTTCGGGCAGAACGGGCGGTGGTCGTGCAGGTGATATGCGAGCCGCGGTGCGGCGCGCAGCGCCTCGACGATCCCGGCGTCCATCACGTTGTGCGCGACCGCGGCGTCCGGCGCGAACGAAGCCAGCACGCGCCGCACCTCCGCGCGCGCCGGGCCGGACGGCTCGTCGTGCTCGCCCGACCACACGACGCGCTCCGCGCTCGCGCCGTTCGGAACGCCGTCGAGCTCGCGCGCGAGGACGTGAACCGTCGCGCCGCGCGCGGCGAGCAGCGGCAGCACGACGTCGAGGTAGCGTTCCATCCCGCCGGCGCGGCCCAGCCGTTCGGCGGCGATCAAAATCCGCATCAGCGGCGCACCGCGAGCGCGCGCGCGTACGCTTCGAGCGTGCACTCGGCGTTGTGCTGCCAGGTGCGCGCGCCGAGCCGCCGCTCGAGCGCGTCGCCGCGGTCGCGCGGACCGCGCTCGAGCGCGCGCAGCACCGCAGCGCGAATCGACGCCGGATCGGCCGGATCGGCGTAGTCGGCGTCGGGCCCGAAGTACTCGCGCTCGCAGCCGCGGTCGCCGACGACGACGCGCGCGCCGGTCGCGGCCGCCTCGAGCGACGCGAGGCCGGGCGATTCGAGCCACGAGGGGTGCGCGTGCACCGCCGCGCGCGCCATCATGCGCAGCACGTCGGCGTGGTCGGCGTGTCCGGCGAAGCGCGTCCGCGGCGTCGCCCAGCGCTTGCACAGCGCGAGATAGCGCTCGTCGTAGGCCCCGCCGACGAGCGTCAGGTCGACGTCGACGTCGCGCAGCGCGTAGACGAGCGCGGCTTGATTTTTCTTGGGCTCCAGGCGCGCCGCGCACAGCACGCCGGCGCGCGCGCGCGGGCGCTCGACCGCGAACGCCTCGTCGTCGACGCCGAGCGGCGCGACGACGAACGGAACCCGCGAGACGCGCAGCCGCTCGCCGTACAGATATGCTTCGACCTCGCTGGCGGGCAGCACGACGTCGGCCTCGAGCACCAGCGCGCGCTGCGCGTCGAGCCGGCGGTCGGCGTTGCGCGCGACGCTGCCACGCCACGGCAGTTGCGGCTCGACGCGGTGCAGCTGCGCCAGCCGCCGTTCGACCTCCGCGACGCTGCGCGCGGCGAATGCGCGCTCGAGGTGCGGCGCGGTCGCGAAGAGCGCGCGCAAATCGAGCCAGATCGGCGAGATGACGAGCGGCGTGCGGTGCGCGCGAATCGCGCCGATCTGCGCGCGCGCCGTCTCCGGCTCGAAGATGCCGAAGACGTGCGCGACGTCGTAGCCGTGCGGCTGGGGCGCGTCGGTCGCGACGACGTCGGCCTCGGCGCCGAGCGCGCGCAGCGCGCTCGCAGTGCGTTCGGCGTGCACGACGTCGCCGCCGGGCTTCGTGCGCGCGTTCGGGCGCACGACGAGCAGCGCCCTCACGTCTCGCTCGCGACCTCGTGCAGCACTTCGAGCGTTTGGGCCGTGCAGCGCTCCCACGAGAACGCCGCCGCGCGCGCGGGCCCGCGCGCGGCCAGCTCGGCGCGGCGCGCGTCGTCCGCCAGCAGCGCGCGCAATGCGGCGGCCCATGCGTCGACGTCCGCGGCGTCGTCGACCCACGCGGCGGCGTCGCCGCCGACTTCCGGCAACGCGCCGGCGCGCGCGGCGAGCGCCGGCGCGCCGCACGCCAGCGCCTCGAGCAACGGAAACCCGAACCCTTCGTACGTCGAGGGCACCGCGACCAGCGCGGCGCCGCGGTACAGCGCAACCAGTGCGGCGTCGTCGCGCGCCGCGACGACGACCGCTCCGGGCGGCAGCGCGCGCGGCCGGCGCGTGAACGCGAGCGCGACGTCACCGGCCGGAAACGCGCGCTCGAACGCCGCGATGAGCGTCGCGCTGTTCTTGCGCTCGTCGTGCGCGCCGACGTGCAGCACGTAGCGCCGCCCGCGCAACTCGTCCGGCAGCAACTCCGGCTCGCCGGGCGTGAACGCCGCGTCGGCGGCGAGCGGCGTGACGACGACGCGCTCCGCGTTGACGCCGAGCCGCCGTTCAACCTCGCCGGCGGTGAACTCCGACTGCACCAGAATCTTGCGCGCCGTGGCGGCGGTCTGCAGAAACGGGTTCTGCTCGCGCGCGCGCGTGCGCGGGTCGGCGGCGGGGAAGGCGAACGGCGCGGCGTCGTGGACCGTCGCGACCGCCGGCACGTCGGTCCGCAGAAACGCTCCGTTCCACGGAAACCACACCACGCCGGCGTCGCGCGGGACGCGGCGCGCGACGCGGACGCCGTTCGCGGCGGAGCCCAGCGCGCGCGCGACCGCGGCGCGGTTCGGAAACACGTTGCGCACGACGAAGGTCCAGCGAAAGCGCGGATCGCGCACGGCGCGGGCGAGCACGGCACGCGCGTAGCGGCCGATCCCGCGGTCGTCCCGCGCGAGGTTGTGCGCGTCGACCGCGACGTGAACCTCGCTCACCCCCTGCTCTTCGGACAGTCGGGCAGGTCGGTGTAGCCCTCCGGGTTGGAGTGCTTGAGGATGTACTGGATCAAGTCCGGGAACGAGGACACGTTGCTGCCCGGCGGCGGTGTTTGCAGCGTGATCGGAAAGTCGCCCTTCTTCAAGTTGGTGTCCGACCACGGATCGGTCTGCTCGCCGTTGGGATAGACCCATTTGTACGGAAAAGCCGCCGACTCGCGATGGCCGTCGGGGAAGCTCACGGTCGCGGTGATCGGCTCGTACGCGGTGCCGTTCTCGTAGTGCGGCGCGGCGTTCGGGCGGAATTCGACGTAACCGCAGGGCGTGTTCGCGTTGACCGCGCCGTTCCCGTTCCCCGCGTTGCCGCTGCCGTTCCCGCCGAGCCCACCGCCCGCGCCGGGCGCGTTGCCGCTGCCCTGGCCGGTCGAGGTTCCGGTGCCGGCCCCGGCCGCATGCGGGTTCGCATAGTGGCCGCTCGGCGCTTTGGCGATCGCCTTGTGCGCGCCGCCGCCGCGGCGCCGGGCCGGCCGGCCCTTCGCGCGGCCGGCCACCTGCGCCACCGGCGCGGGCGTGCTGCGCGGCGGTGGGGTGATCCGCGGCTCGGGGGTCGGCGGCTGGGTGGGGGGCGGCGTCGGCGTCGGCTTGGGGGTCGGCCGCGGCTTCGGCGTCGGGCGGGGCGTCTCCATGACGATGCGCGTCGTCTGCGGCTGGGCCTCGTTGTCGCTCGCCGTGGTGGGACCGTGCAGCAGCCCGAGCAGGATCTCGTGCAGCGCGATGGCGACCGCGAACGCGACGATCGCGCGGTCGCGGTAGCGCCGGAAGTCGATCACGGCAAGCGCTCTTCGGCGGGACGAAAAAGCCACCCCGGCCGGGGTGGCTCGTTCGCCATCGATTCGCTCAGCGTCCGGTGGCGCTGGTCAGCGGCTGTAATGCGCGTAGTACCAGTCGTGGACTTGCTGGTCGGTCGGGTAGCGGCCGTAGTGCCGGTAGTACCACTGGCGGTAGGAGGCCTGGCGGCGCGACGCTTCACGCTGCTCTTCGCGCTTCTGGCGGACCTTGTGGTTGTAGTTGGTGACCAGGACGGCCGCCGCGGCGCCGCCGAGAATGATGTTGCGGGTGCTGGCCGCGCCGTTGGCCAGCGCCGGCGCCACCGCCCCGAAGGTCATCGTCGCGGCGAGCGCGCCCGCCGTCAGCAATTTCGCGTTCATAGCGTCTCCCGTGTTCCCCGAACGGGGGAAAGATAGCAGTCGGAAAACGAGTTGTGAGCCGGCCGGGGTTCCCCGAGAGGCCCCGTGGAGGCGAGGGCGAAGCGGGCGAGCCGTGCCCGTTCAGATCGAGTCGCTGATCCGCGCCATCCCCGATTTCCCGATTCCGGGCATCCTGTTCCGCGACATCACCCCGCTGCTCGCCGACCGGGAAGGGTTCAAGGCGACGATCGACCTCTTCGTCCAGCAGTACAAGGACGCGCGCGTCGACGCGGTGGTGGGGATCGAGGCCCGCGGCTACATGCTCGGCGCGCCGGTGGCGTACGCGCTCGGGGCGGGGTTCGTGCCGGTGCGCAAGCCGGGGAAGCTGCCCGGCGAGAAGTTCAGCGAGGAGTACGCGCTCGAGTACGGGACCAACACGCTGGAGATCCACGCCGACGCGGTCGGTCACGGCCACCGAGTGCTGGTCGTCGACGACCTCCTTGCGACGGGGGGAACGATCGCCGCGACGCTGCGGCTGCTGGAGAAGCTCGGCGCCGACGTCGTCGGCACGGCGGTCCTGATCGAGCTCGAAGCCCTCAAAGGCCGCGCCGCCCTGAACGGCGCCCCGCTGACCAGCTTTATCAAGTTTTAAGGCGCTCCGCCCCCGGCTGCGCGGCTCACTTGACCGAAGCCTTTGCATCTGAGACGGTGTCTCCGTTAGGATAAGGCTTCATAGTCGATGACCATCGCCGATCTCGTCACCAAAGTCCGGCAGTACGACCCGTCGCTGGACGGGGCGTGGCTGGAGCGCGTCTACGAGGTCGCCGACCGGGCCCACGAGGGACAGCGCCGCGCTTCGGGCGAGCCGTACGTCGCGCACCCGCTGGCGGTCGCGGACGTGCTCGCCGACCTGGAGATGGACCGCGCGACGATCGCTGCGGCGCTGCTGCACGACGTCGTCGAGGACACCGTCCTCACCAACGAGCAGGTCGCCGAAGAGTTCGGCCCCGAGATCGCCGCGCTGGTCGACGGCGTGACGAAGCTGACCCGCATCCCGTACCAGTCCAAGGAGGACGCGCAGGTCGAGAACCTGCGCAAGATGTTCCTCGCGATGGCGAAGGACATCCGCGTCATCATCATCAAGCTCGCCGACCGCCTGCACAACATGCGCACGCTCTCGTCGCTGCCGGCGGCGAAGCAGCAGGCGATCGCGCGCGAGACGATCGAGATCTATGCGCCGATCGCGCACCGGCTCGGCATCTGGCGCGTCAAGTGGGATCTCGAGGACCTCTCGCTGC
The Candidatus Eremiobacterota bacterium genome window above contains:
- a CDS encoding glycosyltransferase: MSEVHVAVDAHNLARDDRGIGRYARAVLARAVRDPRFRWTFVVRNVFPNRAAVARALGSAANGVRVARRVPRDAGVVWFPWNGAFLRTDVPAVATVHDAAPFAFPAADPRTRAREQNPFLQTAATARKILVQSEFTAGEVERRLGVNAERVVVTPLAADAAFTPGEPELLPDELRGRRYVLHVGAHDERKNSATLIAAFERAFPAGDVALAFTRRPRALPPGAVVVAARDDAALVALYRGAALVAVPSTYEGFGFPLLEALACGAPALAARAGALPEVGGDAAAWVDDAADVDAWAAALRALLADDARRAELAARGPARAAAFSWERCTAQTLEVLHEVASET
- a CDS encoding adenine phosphoribosyltransferase translates to MLRVLAAPLASAGATAPKVIVAASAPAVSNFAFIASPVFPERGKDSSRKTSCEPAGVPREAPWRRGRSGRAVPVQIESLIRAIPDFPIPGILFRDITPLLADREGFKATIDLFVQQYKDARVDAVVGIEARGYMLGAPVAYALGAGFVPVRKPGKLPGEKFSEEYALEYGTNTLEIHADAVGHGHRVLVVDDLLATGGTIAATLRLLEKLGADVVGTAVLIELEALKGRAALNGAPLTSFIKF
- a CDS encoding glycosyltransferase family 4 protein produces the protein MRALLVVRPNARTKPGGDVVHAERTASALRALGAEADVVATDAPQPHGYDVAHVFGIFEPETARAQIGAIRAHRTPLVISPIWLDLRALFATAPHLERAFAARSVAEVERRLAQLHRVEPQLPWRGSVARNADRRLDAQRALVLEADVVLPASEVEAYLYGERLRVSRVPFVVAPLGVDDEAFAVERPRARAGVLCAARLEPKKNQAALVYALRDVDVDLTLVGGAYDERYLALCKRWATPRTRFAGHADHADVLRMMARAAVHAHPSWLESPGLASLEAAATGARVVVGDRGCEREYFGPDADYADPADPASIRAAVLRALERGPRDRGDALERRLGARTWQHNAECTLEAYARALAVRR
- a CDS encoding multidrug effflux MFS transporter, which translates into the protein MSAGRGTAPGAARPLASDAAFIVLLGALTTLPPLSVDVSLPGLPVIGRALGASGTTMQHSLAVFVFAFGAGQLIVGALSDRYGRRPVLLAGLALFTLAGVACTFAPSGAALVVARFVQGLGACAGTTSARAIVQDVAPNRERATTLQAYVSAVTAVAPIVAPLLGAAILAVAGWRWLYGVLVVAGIALSAAVALRLPETAPGSRGSRRAAYARVLRLPRTIPLALFVGCAFGGYFTLISGSPFALVTQMHLASTPYAVAFAINACALLAGSFTAGRLVRRVAAERLFASGVVLLVAASALACALDAFHPTPAGFVATFALFAFAFGIANPNAYAAALHDAGPDAGTLAGILGAAQMLGGAVVSAIAAALPLAPGTGIGAVVLCASLAAAAAYASSRRRSESRQGA
- a CDS encoding DEAD/DEAH box helicase — encoded protein: MREKKLPPPTASEAAFERLLAEFGTPRASSGTVPAEARVFLDDLYANAREYLTRDPYATIGEASGFNTKVVGVSFEGRQDVVAALRPGDALELRRDPENPYDANALGVWFGTLQLGFVKREIAAKIAPNADAGERYTAAVTAVTGGGARSFGINIYVTRVRSAAPRTAADRAAVSREEVLRALIGEQPLRGAQHEVLARVDAGRNTLAVLGTGRGKSLCFQYPAAVRALERGEKTVVLYPLRALANDQYEALVRRLEPLNLRVHRANGAIDAAERAALEAALESGEWDVICATPEFVQFHLERFRGERSRPALIVVDEAHHLFESTHRPAYQRVGESIAALGSPQVLALTATAGDEAFAKIRAALSIDAWVIDPTVRDNLHVVDARGTTNKLAYLERFVREGEKAIVYCNSRTESTKVAEKLRALRGGDNEVAFYHAGVGSAERAQVERWFREGAIRTVVATSAFGEGIDLPDVRHVFLYHLNFDFTEFNQQAGRAGRDGDDASIHLLFGVKDRHLNDFILERAAPTLETLRRVYAAMKHVAVDGVLRMTYADVAAALDFDRVDGTTISAAVRIFTDAHLAEHGEDDDGRFVRFLPVSGKVDLTTSERFAEGEAERDAFARFCDVALTASPEVLEALIDRPIYPSNVPLLR
- a CDS encoding GAF domain-containing protein — its product is MRAFVVVLAFLYSLAFGVPTVLYVLGYFGTVGFVRGGAGASPSTRDVSAVAAVRAGSPAALKGIVPGDIVVRADAEHAPPFERIFTRTPANRPLPYAVVHDGRRRVVEMTAAPVRPAPSQAGVIVALLVRGAIIALIGALLVLLRPSIMTAAFFILCLEFAELAHPLSNLELTSAAPLFWKPLLLVLTCIVSGGAPAIVAIFCMRFPSGEPLTSWRPVEKAMIGIGAATVGLYFAAIYVGSTFSDLGVRLYGIFSVVVWLCYAVAAAAFMVRYAHASGEDRARLRWVAIGLLSFLASYALFLYSENDANAPAYLSWWAQFVNVLPFTVLYAIVRHRVVDVRIAGGRALAFAILSAVPVIGFSLIDWLLSNQLQSSRIALVLDVCIAVGFGFWVNASQRRIDNLIESIFFRARKVAEERLRRVARRVAHATEQSAVDEALVREPYEALRLVSAALYFRSGGRYLRVAQRGWRDEIVPEVDANDSLALELISTGEPVDVNAIDWESAAPLASSRPELAVPICVRRETIGFVLLGQKLDGERFDALEQAAVKDLADAAANAYDHLEAEEQRQIAVDLRRALDEARRENATLRALLPREASGT
- a CDS encoding glycosyltransferase family 4 protein, with protein sequence MRILIAAERLGRAGGMERYLDVVLPLLAARGATVHVLARELDGVPNGASAERVVWSGEHDEPSGPARAEVRRVLASFAPDAAVAHNVMDAGIVEALRAAPRLAYHLHDHRPFCPNGDRLFPRSARVCELPLGRACVLHAVTDGCAYGIRPATLALIRRRARLRDAIAAADAVIAASAYVRARASANGIAPEKLIEIPLPLPDDAYAETVVPATRRAVVFAGRIVPQKGLDSLVRAVARIAPSDRPPVRAFGDGPALARVREEARRLGVVLEAPGAVSPETVRAAIDEGTLVAVPSVWAEPFGYVGIETFARGRTVVAYGVGGVSAWLADGVNGRTVRRADEAALANALDALLRDERLREGYERNARASAERYRAAPVVDALLGAYAPPRRAGAA